A part of Candida albicans SC5314 chromosome 2, complete sequence genomic DNA contains:
- a CDS encoding uncharacterized protein (Ortholog(s) have sterol esterase activity, role in cellular lipid metabolic process, sterol metabolic process and fungal-type vacuole, integral component of membrane, lipid particle localization), translating into MTIPLIGRLSLSDWPLIIISFTLAWVEFIISLITTLLPSKFIDFCTFVTKQVYKFTPNPITLIIKQKKIDINDEENIKYSYIKSDIPKFTKKSYDLTIELLNSENIEQMVSLFGYEIESRIVRTQDDYLLTIHRIKGKNRPSNGKVIYLHHGLLMCSEIWVTMIDKYQNLPFILYDLGYDVWLGNNRGNKYSQKHLFYNLNSTKYWDFSIDEFALFDIPDTIDYILQTTKKSKLTYIGFSQGSAQAFASVSVNSDLTDKIDQLIAISPATTPHGLYSKFLDILLKSSPNVIYLLFSRRVLMPSCIFWERIMYPPLFDNMIDIANYLLFNWRATNITKLQKLSSYAHLYSTTSVKCVVHWFQVMSSKNFQMYHDSNSNLSGLKPISYPLKNIQVPIRLIYGTTDSLVDIDVMKSQLPKSTTKAYPVENHEHLDNLWGNDVYEVVFKKVLRFLGEDTDKVYARLFRQSEDTKFIEDIIQTDESFTVDDGETLNNSSGNVNQSYLKSAGNARSASNSGNIQVESDIVIDYERQQSIGGTSIFL; encoded by the coding sequence ATGACGATTCCACTTATTGGTAGACTCAGTTTACTGGATTGGCCATTGATTATTATCTCCTTCACTTTGGCATGGGTCgagtttattatttcattgATAACAACTCTTTTGCCAAGTAAATTCATCGATTTTTGTACATTTGTCACCAAACAAGTGTACAAGTTCACACCAAATCCAATCACCCTAATTATCAAACAGAAAAAGATTGATATAAACGATGAAGAGAACATTAAATATCTGTATATAAAATCCGATATTCCCAAGTTCACCAAGAAGAGTTACGATTTGACtattgaattattgaattcgGAAAATATTGAACAGATGGTCAGTTTATTTGGATACGAAATAGAGAGCAGAATAGTCAGAACTCAGGACGATTATCTTTTGACCATCCATAGAATAAAAGGTAAGAATAGACCATCTAACGGGAAAGTTATATATTTACATCACGGTTTATTGATGTGCAGTGAAATATGGGTTACTATGATTGACAAGTATCAGAACTTACCATTTATATTGTATGATTTGGGTTATGATGTTTGGTTGGGCAATAATCGTGGTAATAAGTACAGCCAAAAACACTTGTTTTACAATTTGAATTCCACCAAATATTGggatttttcaattgatgaatttgctTTATTTGATATCCCCGACACTATTGATTACATTTTACAAACCACCAAGAAATCCAAATTGACTTATATCGGGTTCAGTCAAGGCAGTGCCCAAGCCTTTGCTAGTGTATCCGTTAATTCCGATTTGACGGACAAAATCGATCAGTTGATTGCCATATCCCCAGCAACAACACCGCACGGTTTGTATTCAAAATTCTTAgatattttgttgaaatcgTCGCCCAATGTGATTTACTTGTTGTTCAGTCGAAGAGTGTTGATGCCATCATGTATTTTTTGGGAGAGAATAATGTACCCACCATTGTTTGATAATATGATTGACATAGCCAactatttattatttaattggCGAGCCACAAATATTACCAAATTACAGAAATTAAGTAGCTATGCACACTTGTATTCTACAACAAGTGTCAAATGTGTTGTTCATTGGTTTCAGGTTATGtcttcaaaaaatttccaaatgtACCATGATTCAAATTCGAATTTGTCGGGATTAAAGCCAATAAGTTACCCTTTGAAAAACATTCAAGTCCCTATACGTTTAATTTACGGAACAACAGATTCATTGGTGGACATAGACGTCATGAAATCACAATTGCCTAAGCTGACAACGAAAGCTTATCCTGTTGAGAATCACGAACATTTGGATAATTTATGGGGTAATGATGTTTACGAAGTAGTCTTCAAAAAAGTATTGAGATTTTTAGGGGAAGACACTGATAAAGTATATGCAAGGTTGTTCCGTCAAAGTGAGGACACTAAGTTTATTGAAGATATAATTCAGACCGATGAGTCATTTACAGTTGATGACGGAGAAACGTTGAACAACAGCAGCGGTAATGTCAATCAATCGTACCTCAAATCAGCTGGCAATGCTAGATCGGCAAGCAACAGTGGTAATATTCAAGTTGAGTCAGATATAGTAATAGATTATGAACGACAACAATCAATAGGAGGCACCAGTATATTTTTATAG
- a CDS encoding uncharacterized protein (Proten of unknown function; transcript positively regulated by Sfu1; Hap43 repressed; Spider biofilm induced) encodes MYYRGFYRGAPFCRFGFGSLFLLGGAFILGSIVSGNRPPWSRRFHHWGCQCPDCVRRTFEFRNHHHMGCQCPECSLRLKHGNYHETNDYPQEIDNRFDRYGNDHNQPRNQSSSNSGNNGPM; translated from the coding sequence atgtATTATCGTGGATTTTATCGAGGTGCTCCATTTTGTCGATTTGGATTTGGCAGTTTATTCTTATTAGGTGGCGCCTTTATTTTAGGTTCTATTGTTTCAGGAAATCGCCCACCCTGGTCTAGAAGATTCCATCACTGGGGATGTCAATGTCCAGACTGTGTTAGAAGAACATTCGAATTTagaaatcatcatcatatgGGTTGCCAATGTCCAGAATGCTCCTTAAGATTAAAACATGGTAACTATCATGAAACCAATGATTACCCACAGGAAATTGACAACCGTTTTGACAGATATGGCAATGACCACAATCAGCCTAGAAATCaatcttcttcaaataGTGGAAATAATGGACCCATGTGA
- a CDS encoding uncharacterized protein (Plasma membrane-associated protein; heterozygous null mutant displays sensitivity to virgineone; Spider biofilm induced) gives MELSNYTHWEIVSYVQVFLFAILLVAFLVITSIKKKERKGLRQILPFFIFFTIFLVLKIVGGILGLVFIHQKTFNVSLFIPTFIFDSIGLGFIARSITSLVTHNFKYQDDLPEFFRSKHQKAKNNNSSNAYKKSDNDSDNYNDDNDEINYWPFRVLTIILIAAIVVNIVGTNISVNNQGSSMGTSLIKVGSILFLIEILLMILFLVTIGLSGSQLNTVVYLLIVGLVVLIVRCVFSILSGFHWSTWENPSPYIIYFGKYQYYTFLALLPEVITAIIILVAFMFW, from the coding sequence ATGGAATTATCAAACTATACTCATTGGGAAATTGTTTCATACGTACAGGTATTTTTGTTTGCAATTTTGCTTGTTGCTTTCTTGGTAATtacatcaattaaaaaaaaagaaagaaaagggTTACGTCAAATCTTACCattctttatctttttcacAATTTTCCTCGTATTAAAAATAGTCGGTGGTATTCTTGGTTTGGTGTTTATTCATCAAAAAACTTTTAATGttagtttatttattcCTACATTcatatttgattcaattggttTGGGTTTTATAGCTAGAAGTATCACATCTTTGGTCACCCATAATTTCAAGTATCAAGATGATTTGCCTGAATTCTTTAGATCAAAACACCAAAAGgctaaaaataacaatagttCCAATGCATACAAAAAATCCGATAATGACAGTGACAActataatgatgataatgacgAAATCAACTATTGGCCATTTAGAGTATTAACAATCATCTTGATTGCAGCTATAGTTGTGAATATTGTGGGCACCAACATCAGTGTTAACAATCAAGGTTCTTCAATGGGTacttcattaattaaagtaggatcaattttatttttaattgaaattttattaatgattttatttttggttaCCATTGGTTTGAGTGGATCTCAATTGAATACCGTTGTTTATTTACTAATTGTTGGTTTGGTAGTTTTGATTGTTAGATgtgttttttcaatactcAGTGGTTTCCATTGGAGCACCTGGGAAAACCCAAGTCCTTACATTATCTATTTTGGTAAATATCAGTATTATACTTTTCTTGCATTGTTACCCGAAGTGATAACTGCTATTATTATACTTGTTGCCTTTATGTTCTGGTAG